A portion of the uncultured Draconibacterium sp. genome contains these proteins:
- a CDS encoding PQQ-binding-like beta-propeller repeat protein, whose product MKKINSLFSLIVLLFISQFAISQTVYQWRGLDRDGKYNESGLLDQWPEDGPQLLWSTETLGPGYAAPVITSDKLLIIGIEDGISTLFAFDLDGKLLWKTPNGKSFVGDGFSARFPGARSTPTVVGNMIYATSGLGRLGCFDLNTGKELWAVDMINDLDGYMNEFSYAESVVTDENAVYCFPGGKEISVAKLDRLTGKTIWTSEATGDTTHFVSPILVNLPSRKVFVSTSRHYVFGVDCETGELLWKYDIAIRHDGDHANTPVYKAPYLYVVTNDDNGKGAIKLELSADGSSIKEVWTNESVKNDMGGYILNDNKLFVTTENKYLNVLDPETGAVLDKVRSSFGGIIFADNKFIVYGTNGDVRLFNYENGKLTQGGLFKVTMGSQEHFSHPVVANGVLYIRHGEALMAYKIK is encoded by the coding sequence ATGAAAAAAATCAATTCTTTATTCAGTCTTATTGTCTTATTATTTATTAGTCAATTTGCAATTTCGCAAACTGTTTACCAGTGGCGCGGTCTCGATCGCGATGGCAAGTACAATGAATCCGGATTGCTGGATCAGTGGCCTGAAGATGGCCCGCAACTATTGTGGTCGACCGAAACTCTTGGACCCGGTTATGCAGCCCCTGTTATAACTTCAGATAAATTACTTATTATCGGAATTGAAGACGGGATCAGTACACTATTTGCTTTCGATTTGGACGGTAAATTGTTGTGGAAAACACCAAATGGTAAATCATTTGTTGGAGATGGATTTTCTGCCCGTTTCCCAGGGGCTAGATCAACACCAACAGTTGTTGGCAACATGATTTATGCAACTTCTGGTTTGGGAAGACTGGGCTGCTTTGACCTGAATACCGGGAAAGAACTTTGGGCAGTTGATATGATTAACGACCTGGATGGTTATATGAATGAATTTAGTTATGCCGAGTCGGTAGTTACCGATGAGAATGCAGTTTATTGTTTTCCGGGGGGAAAAGAAATTAGTGTTGCCAAACTCGACCGATTAACCGGAAAGACAATATGGACATCTGAAGCAACCGGAGACACCACTCATTTTGTTTCGCCAATTTTGGTAAATCTTCCATCGCGTAAGGTTTTTGTATCCACATCAAGGCACTATGTTTTTGGTGTTGATTGCGAAACCGGTGAGTTGCTTTGGAAATACGACATTGCCATTCGTCATGATGGGGATCATGCGAATACGCCCGTTTATAAAGCTCCGTATTTGTATGTTGTTACTAATGATGACAATGGTAAAGGAGCTATTAAACTGGAGCTTTCGGCGGATGGAAGCAGTATAAAAGAAGTGTGGACCAATGAAAGTGTGAAGAATGACATGGGCGGTTATATTCTGAACGATAACAAGTTGTTTGTTACCACTGAGAATAAATACCTGAACGTTCTGGATCCGGAAACAGGAGCTGTTTTGGATAAAGTAAGATCATCGTTTGGAGGTATTATTTTCGCTGATAATAAATTTATCGTTTATGGCACGAACGGCGATGTGCGCCTTTTCAATTACGAAAACGGAAAACTTACGCAAGGCGGTTTATTTAAAGTTACCATGGGAAGCCAGGAGCATTTTTCGCATCCGGTAGTTGCCAACGGAGTATTATATATTCGTCACGGAGAAGCATTGATGGCCTACAAAATCAAGTAA
- a CDS encoding uracil-xanthine permease family protein — MSGKTLREQLTFKNTVLGVQFLFVAFGATVLVPLLVGIDPAVALFTAGIGTLLFHLITKRQVPVFLGSSFAFIAPIVEATRLYGWPGTLSGIIAVGIVYGIVSALVKLRGISFVERLFPSVVVGPIILLIGLSLASTAVDMAKTDWTLAVITLATAVSVVIFGKKMMKLIPIFIAIAVGYIVALIWGKVDYSIVQEANWISIPEFTAPKFSWQAILYMVPVAIAPIIEHVGDMYTIGGVCNKNFIEKPGLHRTLLGDGIATALAGFFGGVPNTTYSEVTGAITLTKVTNPFILRISAITALVFAFVGKISGFLETIPQAVLGGIMLLLFGMIASIGIKTLVDSKTNMSETRNQVIVSLVLTVGIGGAVIQYGTFSLAGIGLAAAVGIILNLLLPATKKEDL; from the coding sequence ATGAGTGGTAAAACTTTACGAGAACAATTAACCTTCAAAAACACCGTCCTTGGTGTACAGTTCCTATTTGTTGCTTTTGGTGCAACAGTTTTAGTTCCCTTGCTGGTGGGTATCGATCCGGCAGTGGCACTTTTTACTGCCGGAATTGGCACACTTCTTTTTCACCTGATTACCAAAAGACAAGTACCGGTTTTTCTGGGCAGTAGTTTTGCATTTATTGCACCAATTGTTGAAGCAACCAGACTTTATGGCTGGCCTGGCACACTTTCCGGAATTATTGCTGTTGGTATTGTATACGGCATTGTTTCAGCGCTGGTAAAATTACGCGGGATTTCATTTGTTGAGCGACTATTTCCTTCGGTTGTTGTTGGCCCAATTATTTTACTTATTGGTTTATCGCTGGCATCAACCGCAGTTGATATGGCGAAAACCGACTGGACACTTGCTGTAATAACATTAGCAACCGCTGTTTCGGTGGTAATATTTGGTAAAAAAATGATGAAACTAATCCCAATTTTTATTGCTATTGCAGTGGGTTACATTGTAGCTCTGATTTGGGGAAAGGTTGATTATTCGATAGTTCAGGAAGCCAACTGGATAAGTATTCCAGAATTCACTGCGCCTAAATTTAGCTGGCAAGCTATTCTTTATATGGTGCCGGTGGCTATTGCTCCAATTATCGAACACGTAGGCGATATGTACACAATTGGTGGCGTATGTAATAAAAACTTTATTGAAAAACCAGGCTTGCATCGCACTTTGCTTGGCGATGGTATTGCAACTGCACTGGCAGGATTTTTTGGTGGTGTGCCAAATACCACGTACTCAGAAGTAACCGGAGCAATTACACTTACAAAAGTTACCAATCCGTTTATACTTCGTATTTCGGCAATTACAGCACTGGTATTTGCATTTGTGGGAAAAATAAGCGGCTTCTTGGAAACTATACCACAGGCAGTGTTAGGTGGTATTATGTTGCTGCTTTTCGGAATGATCGCTTCGATTGGTATTAAAACATTGGTTGACTCGAAAACCAATATGAGCGAAACCCGCAACCAGGTTATTGTTTCACTGGTACTAACTGTTGGAATTGGTGGAGCCGTTATTCAATACGGAACCTTCTCGCTGGCTGGAATTGGATTGGCCGCTGCAGTTGGCATTATCTTAAATTTGCTGTTACCGGCAACTAAAAAAGAAGATTTATAA
- a CDS encoding DUF1080 domain-containing protein — protein sequence MKKFTFFISIALISLLFSSCEAPWQPLFNGENLDGWDTYIGTPLKGFEHIHEQATTENVFKVVDVEGEKLIHITGEVNGSLATIDTFANYHLELVFKWGDQVYTTRNSGLLYHSFGEFGEALGTWMTNIECQLMHENMGDTYLMNNTCCETEVQQTNEGFQFSKGGNLTQFGKDFNGPGVKKAVDAENPTGEWNTVELYSYGRTTVHLVNGQVTMVNTNTGVNEDDGIRPLSSGKIQIQSEGGDLFIKSVRIKPIKEIPADILQ from the coding sequence ATGAAGAAATTTACATTTTTCATTTCAATCGCTCTTATTAGCCTTCTGTTTAGTTCGTGCGAAGCGCCCTGGCAACCTTTGTTCAACGGCGAAAATCTAGATGGATGGGATACTTACATCGGTACTCCGCTTAAAGGTTTTGAGCACATCCATGAGCAGGCAACAACAGAAAACGTATTTAAAGTTGTCGATGTTGAAGGAGAAAAACTCATTCACATAACCGGAGAAGTTAACGGCTCGCTGGCTACCATTGACACCTTCGCCAACTATCACCTGGAGTTGGTTTTTAAGTGGGGCGACCAGGTTTACACCACCCGAAACAGCGGATTGCTTTACCATAGTTTTGGAGAATTTGGCGAAGCGTTAGGCACTTGGATGACCAACATAGAATGCCAGCTGATGCACGAAAATATGGGCGATACTTACCTTATGAACAATACTTGTTGCGAAACTGAAGTACAACAAACCAATGAAGGTTTCCAGTTTTCAAAAGGCGGAAACCTTACCCAATTTGGAAAAGACTTTAATGGCCCCGGTGTTAAAAAGGCTGTTGATGCTGAAAATCCAACCGGCGAATGGAACACTGTTGAATTATACAGCTACGGACGTACCACCGTTCATCTGGTTAACGGGCAGGTAACCATGGTAAATACAAATACCGGAGTGAACGAAGACGACGGCATTCGTCCGCTAAGTTCAGGCAAAATCCAAATCCAGTCAGAAGGTGGCGATTTGTTTATAAAATCAGTTCGTATAAAACCTATTAAGGAAATTCCTGCTGACATCCTTCAATAA
- a CDS encoding DNA-binding protein codes for MEKKITFNELRKIKDSLPDGSIRQLAQEFELKEETVRNYFGGANYTDGRAVGIHMEPGPNGGIVLLDDTAILERAQQLASAAV; via the coding sequence ATGGAAAAAAAGATAACATTTAACGAGCTGCGAAAAATTAAAGACAGCTTACCTGACGGTTCAATTAGACAACTAGCGCAAGAATTTGAATTAAAAGAAGAAACTGTCAGGAATTATTTCGGAGGCGCTAATTACACAGATGGTAGAGCAGTGGGTATACACATGGAACCAGGGCCAAATGGAGGAATTGTTCTCCTGGACGATACGGCAATTCTGGAAAGAGCGCAGCAACTAGCTAGCGCAGCGGTTTAA
- a CDS encoding glycoside hydrolase family 3 N-terminal domain-containing protein, with the protein MKPTPIIFSLLLFLVLSATKTPYAQEPPFLKFKDDEWVNQQLEKMSLDERIAQLMMITVYPKQNDASKAIYKKRIQEWKPGGILVMQGSPYKTADWINQFQDASETPLLVAIDGEWGPAMRTDSTIVYPYAQSLGAVQDSLLLDKMGEDFAGQLKRMGIQMNFAPVADINTNPFNPVIGFRSFGEDKYNVAQKSWMVAKGMQDNKVIPVAKHFPGHGDTKTDSHKTLPLIPHSKSRIDSIESYPFRYLSAHGITGIMSGHLNIPSLDDSGTTSSLSKKVVTDYLKNEIGYKGFVVTDAINMKGVQTTAGRAELEALIAGNDMIEFVADAGKAVATIKAAVASGEISEDEINEKCKTVLALKRWVGLNNYQPTVLKNITTDLNSPDYQVTNRKLLKQSMTVVVNNDSTLPVQELEKRTIATVNIGGDQISAFQNTLAKYTGMDHFWLPKDATEQTWANLRHKLGNYNFVIAGITGINKYSSNNYGISEIQKQAVLDLVNEQHVVFSLFGNAYALKHFANIHHADALIVAHQDNDLTQELAAQLVFGAFKANGKLPVTSDRRFKAGDGLEVEPNKTFSYTIPEEAGMNSVILNRKIDSLANLGISERAYPGCQVLVAKDGQVVFHKCYGYQTYDSIYPVNRDNIYDWASVTKVTGPLPAIMKMVDEGKINVDDKFSKYWPDFVGSNKENLSFREILAHQARLASWIAFWTMTVKEDGTLDKNVFTDHPSAKFDVRVSERLCMNHDFRKTMFDTIRTSELLPRKKYIYSGLSFYLYPDIIENLTATPYESYVKNTFYKPLGAQTITFNAYKHYPLSQIIPTEVDDFFRMEKMRGYVHDEGAAMMGGVSGNAGLFGSTNDLAKVFQMYLQKGYFGGRRYISERTMNEFTRIQYPENENRRGLGFDKPMIDNDENKLEDAYPAVSSSKSSFGHSGYTGTFAWADPDNGLLYIFMSNRVYPTRNNSKLYELNIRTAMHQAIYDSIFTK; encoded by the coding sequence ATGAAACCAACACCTATTATATTTTCACTTCTGTTATTTTTAGTTCTGTCGGCAACAAAAACGCCCTATGCCCAGGAACCTCCTTTTCTAAAGTTCAAGGATGATGAATGGGTGAACCAGCAACTCGAAAAAATGAGTTTGGACGAGCGAATTGCCCAGTTGATGATGATAACAGTTTATCCCAAACAAAACGATGCCAGCAAAGCAATTTATAAAAAAAGAATACAAGAGTGGAAGCCCGGCGGCATTTTGGTTATGCAGGGATCTCCCTATAAAACTGCAGATTGGATCAACCAGTTTCAGGACGCATCTGAAACACCACTTTTAGTTGCCATCGATGGTGAATGGGGACCGGCGATGCGAACCGACAGCACAATTGTTTATCCTTATGCACAGTCGTTAGGAGCCGTACAAGACAGTTTGTTACTCGATAAAATGGGAGAAGATTTTGCCGGCCAGTTAAAGCGCATGGGTATTCAAATGAACTTTGCACCTGTTGCCGATATTAACACCAATCCCTTTAATCCGGTAATCGGATTTCGTTCGTTTGGTGAGGATAAATACAATGTGGCTCAAAAATCGTGGATGGTTGCCAAAGGAATGCAAGACAATAAAGTAATTCCGGTAGCCAAACATTTTCCGGGGCATGGCGACACCAAAACCGACTCGCACAAAACACTACCACTTATTCCGCATTCAAAAAGCCGAATCGATAGTATTGAGAGTTACCCGTTTCGCTACTTATCAGCACACGGAATTACCGGAATTATGTCGGGGCATTTAAATATTCCTTCGCTTGATGATTCAGGAACAACCTCATCGCTTTCGAAAAAAGTGGTTACTGATTATTTAAAAAACGAAATTGGGTATAAAGGATTTGTAGTAACCGACGCCATAAACATGAAAGGCGTGCAAACTACTGCCGGAAGAGCAGAACTGGAAGCACTGATAGCCGGAAACGACATGATTGAATTTGTAGCCGATGCCGGAAAAGCTGTTGCAACAATAAAAGCTGCAGTTGCAAGTGGAGAAATAAGCGAGGATGAAATTAACGAAAAATGCAAAACCGTTTTGGCACTAAAACGCTGGGTGGGTTTAAATAATTATCAACCAACTGTGCTTAAAAATATTACTACCGACCTGAATTCTCCCGATTATCAGGTTACCAACCGAAAACTCTTAAAACAATCGATGACGGTTGTGGTAAATAACGACAGTACACTTCCGGTACAGGAGCTCGAAAAACGAACAATTGCAACCGTAAATATTGGCGGCGACCAAATTTCAGCTTTTCAGAATACATTGGCAAAATACACCGGCATGGATCACTTTTGGCTTCCAAAAGATGCCACCGAACAAACTTGGGCAAATCTTCGCCATAAGTTGGGTAACTATAACTTCGTAATTGCAGGAATAACCGGGATAAATAAATATTCATCAAATAATTACGGCATTTCTGAAATACAAAAACAGGCAGTTCTTGATTTGGTTAACGAACAACATGTTGTGTTTTCACTTTTTGGAAATGCTTACGCTTTAAAGCACTTTGCCAACATACATCATGCCGATGCGCTGATTGTTGCTCATCAGGATAATGACCTCACTCAGGAATTGGCCGCCCAGCTCGTTTTTGGGGCTTTTAAGGCAAACGGTAAACTTCCTGTTACTTCCGACAGACGATTTAAAGCCGGCGATGGTTTGGAAGTTGAACCAAACAAAACTTTTTCGTACACCATTCCGGAGGAAGCCGGAATGAATTCGGTTATTTTGAACCGAAAAATCGACTCGCTTGCCAATCTCGGAATTTCAGAACGAGCGTACCCGGGCTGCCAGGTTTTGGTTGCCAAAGACGGACAAGTGGTTTTTCATAAATGTTACGGTTATCAAACCTACGACAGCATTTACCCGGTAAACCGGGATAATATTTACGATTGGGCATCGGTTACCAAAGTTACTGGCCCGCTACCGGCAATTATGAAGATGGTTGACGAAGGCAAAATAAACGTAGATGATAAGTTTAGTAAATACTGGCCCGACTTTGTTGGCAGTAATAAAGAAAATCTAAGTTTCCGCGAAATACTGGCGCACCAGGCTCGTCTGGCCTCGTGGATCGCTTTCTGGACCATGACCGTAAAAGAAGACGGCACACTGGATAAAAATGTATTTACGGATCATCCCTCAGCAAAATTTGATGTTCGCGTGTCGGAAAGATTGTGTATGAATCACGATTTCCGAAAAACAATGTTCGATACCATCAGGACTTCTGAGCTACTGCCCAGAAAAAAATATATCTACTCGGGCTTGAGCTTTTACCTCTACCCCGATATCATTGAAAACCTTACGGCAACGCCTTACGAATCGTACGTAAAAAATACTTTTTACAAACCACTGGGCGCACAAACAATTACATTTAACGCGTATAAACACTATCCGTTAAGCCAGATTATCCCAACCGAAGTGGATGATTTTTTCAGGATGGAAAAAATGCGCGGATATGTTCACGATGAAGGTGCGGCCATGATGGGAGGCGTATCGGGAAATGCCGGTTTATTCGGATCGACAAACGACCTGGCCAAAGTATTTCAAATGTATTTACAAAAAGGCTATTTTGGCGGGCGGCGTTACATTTCGGAAAGAACAATGAACGAATTTACACGCATTCAATACCCCGAAAACGAAAATAGAAGAGGCCTTGGTTTTGACAAACCCATGATCGATAACGACGAAAACAAACTGGAAGATGCCTACCCTGCTGTTTCAAGCAGCAAAAGCAGCTTTGGACACAGTGGATATACAGGTACATTTGCCTGGGCCGACCCGGATAACGGACTTCTTTATATTTTCATGTCGAATCGTGTTTACCCCACACGAAACAATTCAAAGCTTTACGAATTAAACATTCGTACAGCCATGCACCAGGCAATTTATGATAGCATTTTTACAAAATAG
- a CDS encoding DUF1343 domain-containing protein has protein sequence MFRIFLVLVLSLFASGCMALQDKEIIVGAERTSLYLDELKDKNVGLVVNNTSIAEGEHLVDFLLKQQVAVKKIFAPEHGFRGDVSAGGEVEDGLDKSTGLPVFSLYGTNKKPTAEHFDGLDVVVFDIQDVGCRFYTYISTLHYVIEACAENDVPLVVFDRPNPNGDYVAGPIRKKGFESFVSLDPIPIVHGCTIGELAKMINEEGWHEADNKCNLTVIPVQNYNHKMTYSLPVRPSPNLPNDLAVRLYPSLCFFEATSVSVGRGTDFPFQVLGGLKEDLGTFEFTPRSIPGVAINPLNKDKKCYGVDLRTLENTPKFTLKYFLDFYNKYEDETEFLTRERWLNLLAGTDSMIKQIREGKSEAEILESWQPELEEFKQMRKKYLLYPDFE, from the coding sequence ATGTTCAGGATTTTTTTAGTGTTAGTTTTAAGCTTGTTTGCCAGCGGTTGTATGGCACTGCAAGATAAGGAAATTATCGTAGGAGCGGAACGTACTTCGCTCTATTTAGACGAGTTGAAAGATAAAAATGTAGGGTTGGTCGTCAATAATACTTCTATTGCAGAAGGCGAGCACCTGGTTGACTTTTTATTGAAGCAGCAAGTTGCTGTAAAAAAGATTTTTGCTCCGGAACATGGTTTCAGAGGCGATGTGTCGGCAGGTGGCGAAGTGGAAGATGGGTTGGATAAAAGTACCGGTCTGCCTGTTTTTTCGCTGTATGGCACAAACAAAAAACCAACCGCCGAACATTTCGATGGATTGGATGTGGTTGTGTTTGATATACAGGATGTGGGTTGCCGTTTTTATACTTACATTTCAACTTTGCATTACGTTATTGAGGCGTGTGCCGAAAACGATGTTCCGCTTGTTGTTTTCGATCGACCGAATCCGAATGGCGATTACGTTGCAGGCCCTATTCGGAAAAAAGGTTTTGAATCGTTTGTTAGTCTCGATCCGATTCCGATTGTTCATGGGTGCACAATTGGCGAGTTGGCAAAAATGATAAACGAAGAAGGCTGGCATGAAGCAGATAACAAATGCAATTTGACAGTTATTCCGGTACAAAATTACAATCATAAAATGACTTATTCACTACCGGTTCGCCCATCTCCAAACTTGCCAAACGATCTTGCAGTACGATTGTATCCTTCGTTGTGTTTTTTCGAGGCCACTAGTGTTAGTGTAGGGCGTGGAACTGATTTTCCGTTCCAGGTTTTGGGTGGATTAAAAGAAGATTTAGGGACTTTTGAATTTACGCCGCGTAGTATTCCGGGAGTCGCAATAAATCCGCTGAATAAAGACAAGAAATGTTACGGTGTTGATTTGCGAACGCTGGAAAATACACCAAAATTTACGTTGAAATACTTCCTCGATTTCTATAATAAGTACGAAGATGAAACCGAATTTCTGACTCGCGAACGCTGGCTGAATTTACTCGCCGGAACCGACTCGATGATCAAACAAATAAGAGAAGGAAAAAGCGAAGCTGAAATTCTTGAAAGCTGGCAACCCGAGCTGGAGGAATTCAAACAAATGAGAAAAAAATATTTGCTTTATCCCGATTTTGAATAA
- a CDS encoding sodium:solute symporter — protein MSPYLVLGIVLGYFLVLISISWITARKADTQAFFTANRKSPWYLVAFGMVGATLSGVTFISVPGEVGNSAFSYLQFVLGNLVGYWLVAGILLPLYYRLNLVSIYSFLDDRFGPRSYKTGSFFFLISKLIGAAFRLFLVAGVLQIAFFDAFNIPFSLTVIVTIALIWVYTFKGGIKTIVWTDTLQTLFLVSAVVFTIVAISRSLDLNFTGLVKTIAADSNSQLFFWDWRSGNNFYKQFVSGMFITIVMVGMDQDMMQKNLTCKNKREAQKNMLVFSMSFLFTVVLFLSLGVMLYIFAREHGISLPKNTDDLYPMLALKYFGLPVGIAFLLGITAAAYSSADSALTALTTSFTVDFLKIHKYPEEKKRRIKMLSHLMFSVLLIAVILVFDAINNQSIVVAVFTVAGYTYGPILGLFIFGMYTSLKVKDKWVPAVGIFAPVLCYFISSYSETLFNGYQFGFELLILNGAITMLGLLLISEKDAVKH, from the coding sequence ATGAGCCCATATCTTGTTCTTGGAATTGTACTTGGTTATTTTTTAGTCCTTATTTCAATATCGTGGATAACCGCGCGAAAAGCCGATACACAGGCATTTTTTACTGCAAACCGTAAATCGCCGTGGTATCTGGTGGCCTTTGGAATGGTTGGCGCTACGCTCTCGGGAGTTACTTTTATTTCGGTACCGGGCGAAGTCGGAAACTCAGCCTTTTCATACCTTCAGTTTGTGCTGGGGAATTTGGTTGGCTACTGGCTGGTAGCTGGAATTTTGTTACCGCTGTATTATCGGCTGAATCTGGTTTCCATCTATTCTTTTCTTGACGACCGTTTTGGTCCACGATCATATAAAACCGGCTCGTTTTTCTTTTTAATTTCGAAACTGATCGGCGCAGCATTCCGGTTATTTTTGGTGGCGGGAGTCCTACAAATTGCCTTTTTCGATGCGTTTAATATCCCTTTTTCGTTAACGGTAATTGTTACCATTGCGCTCATTTGGGTGTATACTTTTAAGGGCGGAATAAAAACCATTGTTTGGACAGACACGCTGCAAACACTCTTTTTGGTGAGTGCGGTTGTGTTTACCATTGTTGCCATTTCTCGAAGTCTTGATTTGAATTTTACAGGATTGGTAAAAACAATTGCTGCTGACAGCAATTCGCAGTTGTTTTTTTGGGACTGGCGTTCAGGAAATAACTTCTATAAACAGTTTGTTTCGGGGATGTTTATTACCATTGTTATGGTTGGAATGGATCAGGATATGATGCAAAAAAACCTGACATGCAAAAATAAGAGGGAGGCACAAAAGAATATGCTGGTGTTTAGTATGTCGTTTCTTTTCACAGTAGTCTTATTTTTAAGTTTAGGAGTAATGTTATACATTTTTGCTCGCGAGCACGGAATTAGCTTGCCCAAAAATACCGATGACCTTTACCCTATGCTGGCTTTGAAATATTTTGGATTACCTGTGGGAATTGCCTTTTTATTGGGTATTACAGCCGCAGCTTATTCAAGTGCCGATTCTGCTTTAACTGCCTTAACCACTTCGTTTACTGTGGATTTTCTGAAAATCCATAAATATCCTGAAGAGAAAAAGCGGCGAATAAAAATGTTGTCGCACCTTATGTTTTCGGTGTTGCTAATTGCTGTAATTCTTGTTTTTGATGCCATAAATAATCAGAGTATAGTAGTAGCTGTGTTTACCGTTGCCGGTTACACATACGGTCCTATTTTAGGCCTGTTTATTTTTGGAATGTACACTAGCCTAAAAGTTAAGGATAAATGGGTTCCGGCAGTCGGAATTTTTGCTCCGGTTTTGTGCTATTTTATCTCATCGTATTCCGAAACACTCTTTAATGGCTACCAGTTCGGTTTCGAGTTACTCATCCTTAATGGAGCAATTACAATGCTTGGTTTGTTACTCATTTCTGAAAAAGATGCAGTTAAGCACTAA
- a CDS encoding endonuclease/exonuclease/phosphatase family protein, translating into MKHFLFCLSLILVIAKGNAQNSDAEFSILFYNVENLFDVRNDSLTNDDEFTPAGERHWTRKRFDNKINNISKVILSAGSWQMPDLIALAEIENRYVLEKLIEDTPLKSTPYKIIHKESPDPRGIDVALIYNSETFYPLDYSYYPLEDKNGGIRKSREILYVLGTVNGGDSIHVFVNHWPSRYSGLLETRPARQQAARLLLSKYEEIVLKNEKAKVVIVGDFNDQPTDESISQYLGAADPLNNESAGLYNLSFPWMNQEEGTLKYQGQWFVFDQIIVSHSLLSASNGLSTEPENATISKLPFVFEPDESRGGRKLHRTYTGYRYNGGFSDHLPVLLKMQVR; encoded by the coding sequence ATGAAACACTTTCTTTTTTGTTTATCCCTAATTCTTGTTATTGCAAAAGGCAATGCTCAGAATAGCGATGCCGAATTTTCAATACTCTTCTATAACGTTGAAAACCTGTTTGATGTACGAAATGATTCGTTAACTAACGATGATGAGTTTACGCCTGCGGGCGAACGGCACTGGACCCGAAAACGATTCGATAACAAAATCAACAATATCTCGAAGGTTATACTTAGTGCTGGCAGTTGGCAAATGCCTGATTTAATTGCTTTGGCAGAAATTGAGAATCGTTATGTATTGGAAAAGCTAATTGAAGATACGCCGTTAAAATCTACACCGTACAAAATTATACACAAAGAGTCGCCTGATCCGCGCGGTATTGACGTGGCACTGATCTATAATTCTGAAACCTTTTATCCGCTTGATTACTCGTATTACCCGCTGGAAGATAAAAATGGAGGGATTCGTAAAAGTCGTGAAATTCTTTATGTTTTGGGAACTGTAAATGGGGGAGATTCCATTCATGTTTTCGTAAATCACTGGCCGTCGCGTTATTCGGGTTTGTTGGAAACACGCCCGGCACGCCAGCAGGCTGCGCGTTTGCTCTTATCGAAATACGAGGAGATAGTGCTAAAAAATGAGAAGGCGAAAGTGGTTATTGTTGGCGATTTTAATGATCAGCCAACAGATGAAAGTATATCACAATATCTTGGAGCCGCTGATCCTTTAAATAACGAGTCTGCCGGATTATACAATTTATCTTTTCCCTGGATGAATCAAGAGGAAGGAACTTTAAAATACCAGGGACAGTGGTTTGTTTTCGACCAAATAATTGTTTCGCATAGTTTACTGAGTGCCAGCAATGGTTTAAGCACGGAACCAGAGAATGCAACAATTAGCAAGCTGCCCTTTGTATTCGAGCCGGACGAATCTCGTGGAGGCCGAAAACTACATCGCACGTACACGGGCTATCGTTACAACGGAGGTTTTAGCGATCATTTGCCTGTTTTGTTAAAGATGCAGGTCCGTTAG